A genomic window from Paenibacillus sp. FSL K6-0276 includes:
- a CDS encoding DUF4153 domain-containing protein, which translates to MIDETGLKLNRSLAALIVALLLAIVQGLASYFVMNYIGMDVIIANKNIERYEASGKLDANYLVGLSPEVIPALIKFSRKEDGMLDQFLKNECWDGAQRERKWQSFNFPEYRAQRELEKYFAQ; encoded by the coding sequence ATGATCGATGAAACGGGACTTAAGCTTAATCGATCACTTGCCGCATTAATTGTTGCCCTCCTACTGGCGATTGTTCAGGGTCTGGCTTCTTACTTTGTAATGAACTATATCGGGATGGACGTAATTATTGCTAATAAGAATATTGAGCGTTATGAGGCGAGCGGTAAGCTGGACGCAAATTATTTGGTCGGTCTATCACCAGAGGTAATTCCTGCTCTGATAAAGTTCAGCCGTAAGGAAGACGGGATGCTAGATCAATTTTTGAAAAACGAATGCTGGGATGGTGCTCAGAGGGAGCGGAAGTGGCAGTCCTTTAATTTCCCAGAGTATCGGGCGCAGCGTGAGTTGGAGAAGTATTTTGCACAGTAA
- a CDS encoding cyclic nucleotide-binding domain-containing protein — MQTINDREAVRALALKNGLDGIFSPLVTHKMELRRYADEEKLCLVGDQLDGMFILVEGKLKIQTLLPNGKSMLVRFTNPISVIGDVELLHRFPVKNQVESVGESLILFAKRRLLLRELEENTALLRFLVGELSHKLHTLGQASALNLLYPVENRFASYLMSLFADKNGDRRVEEIRTSSLIETAELLGTSYRHLNRIVRRFIDEGIITRNRGRLSVLDEGKLAELANGNLYE, encoded by the coding sequence ATGCAAACGATAAATGACCGTGAAGCTGTCCGTGCCTTGGCATTGAAGAACGGTCTGGACGGAATTTTTAGCCCGCTGGTAACGCATAAAATGGAGTTGAGACGTTATGCGGATGAAGAAAAGCTGTGTTTGGTTGGCGATCAATTGGATGGGATGTTCATATTGGTCGAGGGCAAGCTCAAAATTCAGACACTGTTGCCAAACGGCAAGTCTATGCTGGTGCGGTTTACAAATCCGATATCTGTGATTGGGGATGTGGAGCTGCTTCATCGCTTTCCTGTCAAGAATCAAGTGGAGTCTGTGGGAGAGAGCCTGATTCTTTTTGCCAAGAGAAGACTTCTGCTTAGGGAGCTTGAGGAAAATACAGCACTACTGCGTTTCCTCGTTGGAGAGCTTAGTCACAAGCTGCACACGCTCGGCCAAGCCTCTGCACTTAACCTGTTGTATCCGGTAGAGAATCGATTTGCCAGTTATTTGATGTCTTTATTCGCCGATAAAAACGGTGATCGACGTGTGGAGGAGATTCGGACCTCTAGCCTTATAGAGACAGCAGAATTGCTTGGCACAAGCTATCGGCATCTTAATCGAATCGTACGTCGTTTTATTGATGAAGGAATTATTACGCGAAATCGTGGACGCCTAAGTGTACTGGATGAAGGGAAGCTGGCAGAGCTGGCGAACGGCAATTTATACGAATAG